The proteins below come from a single Aegilops tauschii subsp. strangulata cultivar AL8/78 chromosome 6, Aet v6.0, whole genome shotgun sequence genomic window:
- the LOC109749977 gene encoding putative U-box domain-containing protein 42 isoform X1, which yields MDTVMLIVPTADVSQEDSMASSKAIMERQTARRAPTNMTQILESLFASVNLAKDLTVRCRGRALQLTDDEMQSIAHDLESVIQNICDHLGRIPASALGNNAYTDVAMKSNSRRGYTDVAMSMNAVTDIPNRRSVYESDMPRLVDFLQGMYHESHEFGGQTFNSLPEVTEYVEPVYDGFFCPLTKEVMTDPVMTEGGVTYDRRAIEEHFERSADSLEPVCCPVTKAPLQSKAVMSNASLKSVIAEWEMRNEAMRIRVARTALSLSTSEAMVLEAIHELKSLAKLRGKNKELMHKIGVTKVLSRLLDNHNEQIRLDTLELLSLLVKDEEGREIVGKTKAIARTVKLLSSSTIDERHAAVSFLLELSESQLLLENIGSTAGSILILTAMKINDSDDPVAAEKSGAVLKNLEKCPKNIKYMAESGYLGPLWSHLVEGPEEVQMEMISYLSELVLYQEVTIEITESTSGVLIKMVRSCNTVVHKAALDVLVQLSSHHPNSKVLVEAGAVLVMVEELFIRKIDDEPESYKAKAATALANIVESGIDPDTTVVNKEGHVLTSKYCIYNFVCMLKCFVPDDFNLSIIRLLLALTAFAKPLDVMVSVVRENHRGHAIVELMSSPMEALSIAATRLLITLSAHIGHTIAERLCKTQGQPGRLVRSISHARQITERHAASVTLLSRLPHRNISLNLALVQEGAVAVLLSGIEEMQSSAKRRSRYAVQYMEGLVGSLVRLTATLYNPTVLKEVMDHSLASVLTELLAGAAGSAEVQRLAAVGLENLSYQSIKLSQMLPEEGPRPKKKTMLKRLMTTRAQGNKTLQHQQPVCPVHRGVCSTVTSFCLLEAGTVEGLLGSLESDSPRVVEAALGALCTLVDDRVDVERSVAVLAELDAPRRVLGALRQHRENVLWQKCFCMVDKFLAHGDDRCVREVTGDRVLPAALVSAFHKGDAGVKQAAEGILTRLHRMPDYSATYMSVEI from the exons ATGGATACAG TCATGTTGATAGTACCCACTGCTGATGTTAGCCAAGAGGACTCCATGGCGTCTAGCAAGGCCATAATGGAGCGTCAAACAGCTCGCAGGGCCCCAACCAATATGACACAGATACTGGAATCTCTATTTGCCAGTGTCAACCTTGCTAAAGACCTCACTGTAAGGTGCAGAGGAAGAGCGCTGCAACTCACAGATGATGAGATGCAAAGCATAGCTCATGACCTGGAGAGTGTCATTCAGAACATATGTGATCATCTTGGCAGGATACCAGCATCAGCACTTGGCAACAATGCTTACACTGACGTGGCAATGAAGTCAAATTCAAGGAGGGGCTACACTGATGTTGCTATGTCCATGAATGCAGTGACCGACATACCCAATAGGAGGTCTGTCTACGAGAGTGACATGCCGAGGCTGGTGGACTTTCTGCAGGGAATGTACCATGAATCACATGAATTTGGCGGGCAGACGTTTAACTCTCTCCCAGAGGTCACGGAATATGTTGAGCCTGTATATGATGGATTCTTCTGTCCACTGACAAAAGAGGTGATGACTGATCCTGTGATGACAGAGGGCGGTGTGACATATGACAGGAGAGCCATAGAGGAGCATTTTGAGAGGTCTGCAGACAGTTTGGAACCTGTCTGCTGCCCTGTCACAAAAGCTCCATTGCAGAGTAAGGCAGTGATGAGTAATGCTTCCCTGAAGAGTGTGATTGCAGAATGGGAAATGAGGAATGAGGCAATGCGGATTAGAGTTGCGCGAACTGCGCTCTCTTTGTCGACTAGTGAGGCTATGGTGCTCGAGGCCATACATGAGCTGAAATCGCTGGCCAAGCTGAGGGGGAAGAACAAGGAGCTGATGCATAAAATTGGTGTCACCAAGGTCCTATCACGTTTGTTGGACAACCACAATGAACAGATTCGGCTTGACACATTGGAGCTTTTGTCCTTGTTAGTTAAGGATGAAGAAGGAAGG GAAATCGTTGGAAAAACCAAGGCCATTGCCAGGACAGTTAAGCTACTGTCAAGTAGTACTATTGATGAAAGGCACGCGGCTGTCTCTTTCTTGCTAGAGCTTTCAGAGTCTCAGTTATTGCTGGAGAATATTGGGTCAACTGCTGGAAGTATTCTGATTCTCACCGCAATGAAGATTAATGATTCTGATGATCCAGTTGCTGCTGAGAAATCTGGAGCAGTCCTCAAGAACCTGGAAAAGTGTCCAAAGAACATCAAGTACATGGCCGAAAGTGGCTACCTAGGACCCCTTTGGAGTCATCTTGTTGAAG GTCCAGAAGAGGTGCAGATGGAGATGATCAGCTACCTAAGCGAGTTGGTCCTATACCAGGAAGTCACCATTGAAATCACCGAGAGCACGTCGGGCGTCCTCATCAAGATGGTGCGCAGTTGCAACACGGTGGTCCATAAGGCAGCACTCGATGTGCTGGTCCAGCTTTCCTCGCACCACCCCAACAGCAAGGTGCTCGTTGAGGCAGGTGCTGTCCTGGTCATGGTCGAGGAGCTTTTCATAAGGAAGATAGATGACGAACCCGAGAGCTACAAGGCCAAGGCTGCCACCGCCCTAGCCAACATTGTTGAGTCCGGCATTGATCCAGACACCACCGTGGTGAACAAGGAAGGCCACGTCCTCACGTCCAAGTATTGCATCTATAACTTTGTGTGCATGCTCAAGTGCTTCGTACCCGACGACTTCAACCTCAGCATCATCCGCCTACTACTCGCGCTCACCGCATTCGCCAAGCCCCTGGATGTCATGGTCTCAGTCGTCAGGGAGAACCACCGCGGCCATGCCATTGTGGAGCTCATGAGCTCCCCAATGGAGGCGCTTAGCATTGCTGCGACGAGGCTGCTCATTACTCTGTCTGCGCACATTGGCCACACCATCGCCGAGAGGCTCTGCAAGACGCAGGGGCAGCCGGGCAGGCTAGTCAGAAGCATCAGCCACGCCAGGCAAATCACCGAGCGGCATGCTGCTTCGGTGACACTCCTCTCAAGGCTACCACACCGAAACATCTCGCTCAACCTTGCACTGGTGCAGGAGGGCGCCGTGGCGGTTCTACTGAGCGGGATAGAAGAGATGCAGAGCAGCGCAAAGAGAAGGAGCAGGTACGCGGTACAGTACATGGAGGGTCTGGTGGGCTCGCTGGTGCGGCTCACCGCGACGCTGTACAACCCGACCGTTCTGAAGGAAGTGATGGACCACAGCTTGGCCTCAGTGCTGACTGAACTCCTCGCCGGAGCTGCCGGAAGCGCTGAGGTGCAGCGGCTCGCCGCCGTGGGGCTAGAAAACCTCAGCTACCAGTCCATCAAGCTGTCGCAGATGCTGCCGGAGGAGGGCCCACGGCCAAAGAAGAAAACAATGCTGAAGCGCCTAATGACCACAAGGGCGCAAGGCAACAAGACCCTCCAACACCAACAACCCGTCTGCCCGGTGCACCGGGGAGTCTGCTCCACGGTGACGTCCTTCTGCCTCCTCGAGGCCGGCACCGTCGAGGGCCTCCTTGGCAGTCTCGAGAGCGACAGCCCCCGGGTCGTGGAGGCCGCGCTGGGAGCGCTGTGCACGCTCGTCGACGACCGGGTGGACGTGGAGAGGAGCGTGGCCGTCCTCGCGGAGCTGGACGCCCCTCGGCGCGTGCTCGGGGCGCTGAGGCAGCACAGGGAGAACGTGCTGTGGCAGAAGTGCTTCTGCATGGTGGACAAGTTCCTGGCGCACGGCGACGACCGGTGCGTGAGGGAGGTGACCGGGGACAGGGTGCTGCCGGCGGCGCTGGTGAGCGCCTTCCACAAGGGCGACGCCGGCGTCAAGCAGGCCGCCGAGGGCATCCTCACGCGGCTGCACAGGATGCCCGATTACTCGGCGACCTATATGTCCGTGGAGATTTAG
- the LOC109749977 gene encoding putative U-box domain-containing protein 42 isoform X2, which yields MLIVPTADVSQEDSMASSKAIMERQTARRAPTNMTQILESLFASVNLAKDLTVRCRGRALQLTDDEMQSIAHDLESVIQNICDHLGRIPASALGNNAYTDVAMKSNSRRGYTDVAMSMNAVTDIPNRRSVYESDMPRLVDFLQGMYHESHEFGGQTFNSLPEVTEYVEPVYDGFFCPLTKEVMTDPVMTEGGVTYDRRAIEEHFERSADSLEPVCCPVTKAPLQSKAVMSNASLKSVIAEWEMRNEAMRIRVARTALSLSTSEAMVLEAIHELKSLAKLRGKNKELMHKIGVTKVLSRLLDNHNEQIRLDTLELLSLLVKDEEGREIVGKTKAIARTVKLLSSSTIDERHAAVSFLLELSESQLLLENIGSTAGSILILTAMKINDSDDPVAAEKSGAVLKNLEKCPKNIKYMAESGYLGPLWSHLVEGPEEVQMEMISYLSELVLYQEVTIEITESTSGVLIKMVRSCNTVVHKAALDVLVQLSSHHPNSKVLVEAGAVLVMVEELFIRKIDDEPESYKAKAATALANIVESGIDPDTTVVNKEGHVLTSKYCIYNFVCMLKCFVPDDFNLSIIRLLLALTAFAKPLDVMVSVVRENHRGHAIVELMSSPMEALSIAATRLLITLSAHIGHTIAERLCKTQGQPGRLVRSISHARQITERHAASVTLLSRLPHRNISLNLALVQEGAVAVLLSGIEEMQSSAKRRSRYAVQYMEGLVGSLVRLTATLYNPTVLKEVMDHSLASVLTELLAGAAGSAEVQRLAAVGLENLSYQSIKLSQMLPEEGPRPKKKTMLKRLMTTRAQGNKTLQHQQPVCPVHRGVCSTVTSFCLLEAGTVEGLLGSLESDSPRVVEAALGALCTLVDDRVDVERSVAVLAELDAPRRVLGALRQHRENVLWQKCFCMVDKFLAHGDDRCVREVTGDRVLPAALVSAFHKGDAGVKQAAEGILTRLHRMPDYSATYMSVEI from the exons ATGTTGATAGTACCCACTGCTGATGTTAGCCAAGAGGACTCCATGGCGTCTAGCAAGGCCATAATGGAGCGTCAAACAGCTCGCAGGGCCCCAACCAATATGACACAGATACTGGAATCTCTATTTGCCAGTGTCAACCTTGCTAAAGACCTCACTGTAAGGTGCAGAGGAAGAGCGCTGCAACTCACAGATGATGAGATGCAAAGCATAGCTCATGACCTGGAGAGTGTCATTCAGAACATATGTGATCATCTTGGCAGGATACCAGCATCAGCACTTGGCAACAATGCTTACACTGACGTGGCAATGAAGTCAAATTCAAGGAGGGGCTACACTGATGTTGCTATGTCCATGAATGCAGTGACCGACATACCCAATAGGAGGTCTGTCTACGAGAGTGACATGCCGAGGCTGGTGGACTTTCTGCAGGGAATGTACCATGAATCACATGAATTTGGCGGGCAGACGTTTAACTCTCTCCCAGAGGTCACGGAATATGTTGAGCCTGTATATGATGGATTCTTCTGTCCACTGACAAAAGAGGTGATGACTGATCCTGTGATGACAGAGGGCGGTGTGACATATGACAGGAGAGCCATAGAGGAGCATTTTGAGAGGTCTGCAGACAGTTTGGAACCTGTCTGCTGCCCTGTCACAAAAGCTCCATTGCAGAGTAAGGCAGTGATGAGTAATGCTTCCCTGAAGAGTGTGATTGCAGAATGGGAAATGAGGAATGAGGCAATGCGGATTAGAGTTGCGCGAACTGCGCTCTCTTTGTCGACTAGTGAGGCTATGGTGCTCGAGGCCATACATGAGCTGAAATCGCTGGCCAAGCTGAGGGGGAAGAACAAGGAGCTGATGCATAAAATTGGTGTCACCAAGGTCCTATCACGTTTGTTGGACAACCACAATGAACAGATTCGGCTTGACACATTGGAGCTTTTGTCCTTGTTAGTTAAGGATGAAGAAGGAAGG GAAATCGTTGGAAAAACCAAGGCCATTGCCAGGACAGTTAAGCTACTGTCAAGTAGTACTATTGATGAAAGGCACGCGGCTGTCTCTTTCTTGCTAGAGCTTTCAGAGTCTCAGTTATTGCTGGAGAATATTGGGTCAACTGCTGGAAGTATTCTGATTCTCACCGCAATGAAGATTAATGATTCTGATGATCCAGTTGCTGCTGAGAAATCTGGAGCAGTCCTCAAGAACCTGGAAAAGTGTCCAAAGAACATCAAGTACATGGCCGAAAGTGGCTACCTAGGACCCCTTTGGAGTCATCTTGTTGAAG GTCCAGAAGAGGTGCAGATGGAGATGATCAGCTACCTAAGCGAGTTGGTCCTATACCAGGAAGTCACCATTGAAATCACCGAGAGCACGTCGGGCGTCCTCATCAAGATGGTGCGCAGTTGCAACACGGTGGTCCATAAGGCAGCACTCGATGTGCTGGTCCAGCTTTCCTCGCACCACCCCAACAGCAAGGTGCTCGTTGAGGCAGGTGCTGTCCTGGTCATGGTCGAGGAGCTTTTCATAAGGAAGATAGATGACGAACCCGAGAGCTACAAGGCCAAGGCTGCCACCGCCCTAGCCAACATTGTTGAGTCCGGCATTGATCCAGACACCACCGTGGTGAACAAGGAAGGCCACGTCCTCACGTCCAAGTATTGCATCTATAACTTTGTGTGCATGCTCAAGTGCTTCGTACCCGACGACTTCAACCTCAGCATCATCCGCCTACTACTCGCGCTCACCGCATTCGCCAAGCCCCTGGATGTCATGGTCTCAGTCGTCAGGGAGAACCACCGCGGCCATGCCATTGTGGAGCTCATGAGCTCCCCAATGGAGGCGCTTAGCATTGCTGCGACGAGGCTGCTCATTACTCTGTCTGCGCACATTGGCCACACCATCGCCGAGAGGCTCTGCAAGACGCAGGGGCAGCCGGGCAGGCTAGTCAGAAGCATCAGCCACGCCAGGCAAATCACCGAGCGGCATGCTGCTTCGGTGACACTCCTCTCAAGGCTACCACACCGAAACATCTCGCTCAACCTTGCACTGGTGCAGGAGGGCGCCGTGGCGGTTCTACTGAGCGGGATAGAAGAGATGCAGAGCAGCGCAAAGAGAAGGAGCAGGTACGCGGTACAGTACATGGAGGGTCTGGTGGGCTCGCTGGTGCGGCTCACCGCGACGCTGTACAACCCGACCGTTCTGAAGGAAGTGATGGACCACAGCTTGGCCTCAGTGCTGACTGAACTCCTCGCCGGAGCTGCCGGAAGCGCTGAGGTGCAGCGGCTCGCCGCCGTGGGGCTAGAAAACCTCAGCTACCAGTCCATCAAGCTGTCGCAGATGCTGCCGGAGGAGGGCCCACGGCCAAAGAAGAAAACAATGCTGAAGCGCCTAATGACCACAAGGGCGCAAGGCAACAAGACCCTCCAACACCAACAACCCGTCTGCCCGGTGCACCGGGGAGTCTGCTCCACGGTGACGTCCTTCTGCCTCCTCGAGGCCGGCACCGTCGAGGGCCTCCTTGGCAGTCTCGAGAGCGACAGCCCCCGGGTCGTGGAGGCCGCGCTGGGAGCGCTGTGCACGCTCGTCGACGACCGGGTGGACGTGGAGAGGAGCGTGGCCGTCCTCGCGGAGCTGGACGCCCCTCGGCGCGTGCTCGGGGCGCTGAGGCAGCACAGGGAGAACGTGCTGTGGCAGAAGTGCTTCTGCATGGTGGACAAGTTCCTGGCGCACGGCGACGACCGGTGCGTGAGGGAGGTGACCGGGGACAGGGTGCTGCCGGCGGCGCTGGTGAGCGCCTTCCACAAGGGCGACGCCGGCGTCAAGCAGGCCGCCGAGGGCATCCTCACGCGGCTGCACAGGATGCCCGATTACTCGGCGACCTATATGTCCGTGGAGATTTAG